The Beijerinckiaceae bacterium RH AL1 genome has a segment encoding these proteins:
- a CDS encoding LysR family transcriptional regulator (ID:RHAL1_00690;~source:Prodigal:2.6), translating to MLNPAHLDLFLAVLRHGGMTRAAEALGIGQPHVSRAVAQLEADVGFALFVRGRGGALPTQEGESFAREVERTQAGLDQLRLAARQIREMGVGRLRVACQPSLAVELVPRAIRRLVEASPDVQVAVHVPSPDTIWAWTASGQCDIGLARPRGGHAGVEAESFLVTEAVCALPRHHRLAARRAIALADLAGEPLIAGASGAFQHDVEAALAQAGIEARFAFTAQYTAARCGLVAQGLGLAIVDPLPARGLGLPIVLRPLRPALCIETMLLRAAGRPPSLLAETFMRHLAAERDALLGTRRGLTPRPQSKL from the coding sequence ATGCTCAACCCGGCGCATCTCGATCTCTTCCTGGCGGTGCTGCGCCACGGCGGCATGACGCGCGCCGCCGAAGCGCTCGGCATCGGGCAGCCGCACGTCAGCCGCGCAGTCGCGCAGCTCGAGGCGGATGTCGGCTTTGCGCTCTTCGTGCGCGGGCGCGGCGGGGCGCTGCCGACGCAGGAGGGCGAGTCCTTCGCCCGCGAGGTCGAGCGCACGCAGGCAGGCCTCGACCAGCTGCGGCTGGCGGCACGCCAGATCCGCGAGATGGGTGTCGGGCGGCTGCGCGTCGCCTGCCAGCCGTCGCTCGCCGTCGAGCTGGTGCCGCGCGCGATCCGGCGTCTCGTCGAGGCCAGCCCGGATGTGCAGGTCGCCGTGCACGTGCCGAGCCCCGACACGATCTGGGCCTGGACGGCATCCGGCCAGTGCGACATCGGGCTCGCGCGGCCGCGCGGCGGCCACGCCGGCGTCGAGGCGGAGAGCTTCCTGGTGACCGAAGCCGTCTGCGCCCTGCCCCGCCACCACAGGCTTGCGGCGCGGCGCGCGATCGCGCTCGCCGACCTCGCCGGAGAGCCGCTGATCGCCGGCGCGAGCGGCGCGTTCCAGCACGATGTCGAAGCGGCGCTCGCGCAGGCCGGCATCGAAGCCCGTTTCGCCTTTACGGCGCAGTACACGGCGGCGCGCTGCGGGCTCGTGGCGCAAGGCCTGGGGCTGGCAATCGTCGATCCCCTGCCCGCGCGCGGGCTCGGCCTGCCGATCGTGCTGCGTCCGCTGCGTCCAGCGCTATGCATCGAGACGATGCTGCTCCGCGCCGCGGGCCGGCCGCCGAGCCTGCTGGCGGAGACGTTCATGCGCCATCTCGCGGCCGAGCGCGACGCCTTGCTCGGCACCCGGCGGGGCTTGACCCCGCGTCCGCAAAGCAAGCTGTAG
- a CDS encoding hypothetical protein (ID:RHAL1_00693;~conserved exported protein of unknown function;~source:Prodigal:2.6), whose translation MTTRTSLKFTLASCSAAIAIVAAAQVASAADMPAPAPIAPVVGNFNFFDGVEYHVQGEAGILGNAANPVNGLNGAAINFGHLYTDHANEPELNQVLMTITKAVDPKATGYAFGFTAQGLYGSDMRFNHFLGLGAFAMRDDRNQIGVVQGFVAAHLPWFTKGGVDAKIGLFTSPQGYETLDPSTSPFYSHSYTYNYAVTFNHTGILTTTHINDTLDFWLGVDTGNQDTFGSTAVRVIPAAAVSPTLARDNGDPNGQPAGFVGFGLNNLANGKLTVLALSHIGAEQAPGSISPAGVALTGDPYGYKSDLRFYNDVVFTYKINDAWTAVLEGNYTHDDYGFGPTLGGPADFYSGVGYLSYTFAKIYTLNLRGEIARDNKNFYVATPLVNSGIALGEEGFGGAALSGVPGRGTTYGSITGGITIKPDVPKPFATVMLRPEVRYDNIIDGAPLYGAGVGVKRDQFTFGGDVIVGF comes from the coding sequence GTGACTACTCGCACTTCTCTGAAATTCACGTTGGCGTCCTGCTCGGCGGCCATCGCAATTGTGGCAGCCGCGCAGGTGGCCAGCGCCGCCGACATGCCGGCGCCCGCGCCGATCGCGCCGGTCGTCGGCAACTTCAACTTCTTCGACGGCGTGGAGTACCACGTGCAGGGCGAGGCCGGCATCCTCGGCAACGCCGCCAACCCGGTGAACGGCCTCAACGGCGCCGCCATCAACTTCGGCCACCTCTACACCGACCACGCCAACGAGCCCGAGCTCAACCAGGTGCTCATGACGATCACCAAGGCGGTCGACCCGAAGGCGACGGGCTACGCGTTCGGCTTCACCGCGCAGGGCCTCTACGGCTCCGACATGCGGTTCAACCACTTCCTCGGCCTCGGCGCCTTCGCGATGCGCGACGATCGCAACCAGATCGGCGTCGTGCAGGGCTTCGTCGCGGCGCACCTGCCCTGGTTCACCAAGGGCGGCGTCGACGCGAAGATCGGCCTCTTCACCTCGCCGCAGGGCTACGAGACGCTCGATCCGTCGACCTCGCCGTTCTACTCGCACAGCTACACCTACAACTATGCCGTCACGTTCAACCACACCGGCATTCTGACGACGACGCACATCAACGACACGCTCGACTTCTGGCTCGGCGTCGACACCGGCAACCAGGACACCTTCGGCAGCACCGCCGTGCGGGTCATCCCGGCTGCGGCCGTGTCACCGACGCTCGCGCGCGACAACGGCGACCCGAACGGCCAGCCCGCCGGCTTCGTCGGCTTCGGTCTCAACAACCTCGCCAACGGCAAGCTGACGGTCCTCGCGCTGTCGCACATCGGTGCCGAGCAGGCCCCAGGCTCGATCTCGCCCGCGGGCGTCGCTCTGACCGGCGACCCCTACGGCTACAAGAGCGACCTGCGCTTCTACAACGACGTCGTCTTCACCTATAAGATCAACGACGCCTGGACCGCCGTGCTCGAGGGCAACTACACGCACGACGACTACGGCTTCGGCCCGACGCTGGGTGGCCCGGCCGACTTCTACAGCGGCGTCGGCTATCTCTCGTACACGTTCGCGAAGATCTACACGCTGAACCTTCGCGGTGAAATCGCCCGCGACAACAAGAACTTCTACGTCGCGACCCCGCTCGTGAACTCAGGGATCGCGCTCGGCGAGGAAGGCTTCGGCGGCGCCGCGCTCAGCGGCGTGCCCGGCCGCGGCACGACCTACGGCTCGATCACCGGCGGCATCACCATCAAGCCGGACGTGCCGAAGCCCTTCGCCACCGTCATGCTGCGCCCCGAGGTGCGGTACGACAACATCATCGACGGCGCGCCGCTCTACGGTGCGGGCGTCGGCGTGAAGCGCGACCAGTTCACCTTCGGCGGCGACGTCATCGTCGGCTTCTGA
- a CDS encoding hypothetical protein (ID:RHAL1_00688;~conserved protein of unknown function;~source:Prodigal:2.6) yields MTKRLVLHIGLAKTGTTSLQHDCRRHRRLLARQGVLYPRAMCGFAKNHSPLAAAYLAHRPHDPTIAMRVVPRAEAVAAVTAEIEASPSPVALLSSEHFSIHFDPYEAMQLAEDFAAYAPEIVVAIREPYGRFLSMWNTQVTAGGALTLEDYARTILVPDNRFISIRETLLIWRQAFGAERVHVIDWDAGDDPGAAILARCGAEAPLPGGRRRRVSLPLGAIETLRLVNEMLAVRQPSPGVAPWAQRSAFSWLARQRLARMAIPKEKPIVSEQTMQALDAIHAQDSAWVAEMYGLSLASSRDRLVVGAPPPPSDAQRAAATDLLRGVSRGLWPVSTVAVRFAGRKTR; encoded by the coding sequence ATGACGAAGCGCCTCGTCCTCCACATCGGCCTCGCGAAGACCGGCACCACGTCCCTCCAGCACGACTGCCGCCGCCATCGCCGGCTGCTGGCGCGCCAAGGCGTGCTCTATCCCCGCGCGATGTGCGGTTTCGCGAAGAACCATTCGCCGCTGGCCGCCGCCTATCTCGCGCACCGCCCGCACGACCCGACGATCGCGATGAGGGTGGTGCCGCGCGCCGAGGCCGTCGCGGCGGTGACGGCCGAGATCGAGGCCAGCCCCAGCCCGGTCGCGCTCCTCTCGTCGGAGCATTTCTCGATCCACTTCGACCCCTACGAGGCCATGCAGCTCGCCGAAGATTTTGCCGCCTACGCGCCGGAGATCGTCGTGGCGATCCGCGAGCCCTACGGGCGCTTTTTGTCGATGTGGAACACGCAGGTCACCGCCGGCGGCGCGCTGACGCTCGAAGACTACGCGCGCACCATCCTGGTGCCGGACAACCGCTTCATCTCGATCCGCGAGACGCTTCTCATCTGGCGCCAGGCGTTCGGCGCCGAGCGCGTGCACGTCATCGACTGGGATGCCGGCGACGACCCCGGCGCGGCGATCCTCGCGCGCTGCGGGGCGGAGGCGCCGCTGCCCGGCGGCCGACGGCGCCGCGTCTCGCTGCCGCTCGGCGCGATCGAGACGCTGCGGCTCGTCAACGAGATGCTTGCCGTCCGCCAGCCGTCGCCGGGCGTCGCGCCCTGGGCGCAGCGCTCGGCGTTCAGCTGGCTGGCGCGCCAGCGCCTCGCCCGCATGGCGATTCCGAAAGAGAAGCCGATCGTCTCGGAGCAAACGATGCAGGCGCTCGACGCGATCCATGCGCAGGACAGCGCCTGGGTCGCGGAGATGTACGGCCTGTCGCTCGCCTCCTCGCGCGACCGCCTCGTCGTCGGCGCGCCGCCGCCGCCCTCCGACGCGCAGCGCGCCGCGGCGACGGACCTGCTGCGCGGCGTGTCGCGCGGCCTCTGGCCGGTGAGCACGGTCGCCGTGCGCTTCGCCGGGCGGAAGACGCGCTAG
- the kup_2 gene encoding putative potassium transport system protein kup 2 (ID:RHAL1_00694;~source:Prodigal:2.6), which translates to MSQDGMRGTFPEKPEVPATPGIDKAHPAVELAADGHRKSNFLSMALASIGVVYGDIGTSPLYALRESLAHSKSHGLTDESIIGTVSLLVWALFFTVTAKYVVFLMRADNRGEGGTLSLMALAQQSLARRSTVVFFLGVAGAALFSGDAIITPAISVLSALEGLKLVTPIFDPYVQKLTILILVMLFFVQRTGTARVAAFFGPIMLLFFATIAVLGLTHIGDAPRIFQAFNPWLGLRFLFGHGFYGFIVLGSVFLSVTGAEALYADMGHFGRWPIQAAWVGFVLPALLLNYLGQGALVLADPSKVDDPFFHLAPSWLLLPLVLLSTAATVIASQAVITGAYSLARQAIQLGLLPRMLIQHTSETQEGQIFIPKINVMMLIGVLALVVVFQNSSALANAYGIAVTGTMVVTTTIAFVVVWKLWRWPLWAAGAITALFLIVDLAFLAANPVKVLEGGYVPLILAGGAMILMWTWVRGNALLVRKTQRDSIPTLELIRMLEKSKPTRVAGTAIFLTNSADTAPSSLMHNLKHNKVLHERVMIMSVKTEVTPRVPPHKRYEIEALAEGFTKVILHYGYMESPRIPSALAALRKSGLKFDIMTTSFFLGRRTIKTSPTSGMPMWQDNLFVALSKQAANATDFFAIPSDRVVELGAQVTV; encoded by the coding sequence ATGTCGCAAGACGGTATGCGTGGGACGTTTCCGGAGAAGCCGGAGGTCCCGGCGACTCCCGGCATTGACAAGGCGCACCCCGCCGTGGAGCTGGCCGCGGACGGCCATCGCAAGAGCAACTTCCTGTCGATGGCGCTCGCCTCGATCGGCGTCGTCTACGGCGACATCGGCACGAGCCCGCTCTACGCGCTGCGCGAATCGCTCGCGCATTCGAAGAGCCACGGGCTCACCGACGAATCCATCATCGGCACGGTCTCGCTGCTCGTTTGGGCGCTGTTCTTCACCGTCACCGCGAAATACGTCGTCTTCCTGATGCGGGCTGACAACCGCGGCGAGGGCGGCACGCTCTCGCTCATGGCGCTCGCGCAGCAAAGCCTGGCGCGCCGCTCGACGGTCGTCTTCTTCCTCGGCGTCGCCGGCGCGGCGCTGTTCTCCGGCGATGCGATCATCACGCCGGCGATCTCGGTCCTGTCGGCGCTCGAGGGCCTGAAGCTCGTCACGCCGATCTTCGACCCCTACGTCCAGAAGCTGACGATCCTGATCCTCGTCATGCTGTTCTTCGTGCAGCGCACCGGCACGGCCCGCGTCGCCGCGTTCTTCGGCCCGATCATGCTGTTGTTCTTCGCGACGATCGCGGTGCTCGGGCTCACGCACATCGGCGATGCGCCGCGCATCTTCCAGGCGTTCAACCCCTGGCTCGGGCTGCGCTTCCTGTTCGGGCACGGATTCTACGGCTTCATCGTGCTCGGCTCGGTGTTCCTGTCGGTGACCGGCGCCGAGGCGCTCTACGCCGACATGGGGCACTTCGGCCGCTGGCCGATCCAGGCCGCCTGGGTCGGCTTCGTCCTGCCGGCGCTGCTGCTCAACTATCTCGGCCAGGGTGCGCTGGTGCTCGCCGATCCGAGCAAGGTCGACGATCCGTTCTTCCACCTCGCGCCGTCGTGGCTGCTCTTGCCGCTGGTGCTGCTCTCGACGGCGGCCACGGTGATCGCCAGCCAGGCGGTCATCACAGGCGCCTACTCGCTCGCCCGCCAGGCGATCCAGCTCGGCCTGCTGCCGCGCATGCTGATCCAGCACACCTCGGAGACGCAGGAAGGCCAGATCTTCATCCCGAAGATCAATGTCATGATGCTGATCGGCGTGCTCGCGCTCGTCGTCGTCTTCCAGAACTCGAGCGCGCTGGCGAACGCCTACGGCATCGCGGTCACCGGCACGATGGTCGTCACGACGACGATCGCCTTCGTCGTCGTGTGGAAGCTGTGGCGCTGGCCGTTGTGGGCGGCGGGCGCGATCACCGCGCTGTTCCTCATCGTCGATCTCGCCTTCCTCGCCGCGAACCCCGTGAAGGTGCTGGAAGGCGGCTACGTGCCGCTGATCCTTGCCGGCGGCGCGATGATCCTGATGTGGACCTGGGTGCGCGGCAACGCGCTGCTCGTGCGCAAGACGCAGCGCGACTCGATCCCGACGCTCGAGCTGATCCGCATGCTGGAGAAGTCGAAGCCGACGCGCGTCGCCGGCACCGCGATCTTCCTCACCAACTCGGCCGACACCGCGCCCTCGTCGCTGATGCACAACCTCAAGCACAACAAGGTGCTGCACGAGCGGGTGATGATCATGTCGGTGAAGACCGAGGTGACGCCGCGCGTGCCGCCGCACAAGCGCTACGAGATCGAGGCGCTCGCCGAGGGCTTCACGAAGGTCATCCTGCACTACGGCTACATGGAGAGCCCGCGCATCCCGTCCGCCCTCGCGGCGCTGCGCAAGTCCGGCTTGAAGTTCGACATCATGACGACGTCGTTCTTCCTCGGGCGGCGCACCATCAAGACCTCGCCGACGTCGGGCATGCCGATGTGGCAGGACAACCTGTTCGTCGCGCTCTCGAAGCAGGCCGCCAACGCCACGGACTTCTTCGCGATCCCGTCCGATCGCGTCGTAGAGCTCGGCGCGCAGGTGACGGTCTAG
- a CDS encoding hypothetical protein (ID:RHAL1_00687;~conserved membrane protein of unknown function;~source:Prodigal:2.6) yields the protein MLFPAITAFYGSLLALIYAGLASWVIAGRVTKGALFGDGGDDAMMRRVRCHANFIEYVPIILILIGLYEGASGSPTLVRVLLVVLLVARILHPIGMFAAANTPRQFACRGGGIILTLAVLNIAALALLIRVA from the coding sequence ATGCTGTTTCCCGCCATCACCGCCTTCTACGGCTCGCTGCTCGCGCTGATCTATGCGGGGCTCGCCAGCTGGGTCATCGCCGGCCGCGTCACCAAGGGGGCGCTGTTCGGCGACGGCGGCGACGATGCCATGATGCGCCGCGTGCGCTGCCACGCGAACTTCATCGAGTACGTGCCGATCATCTTGATCCTGATCGGCCTCTACGAGGGCGCCAGCGGCAGCCCGACGCTCGTGCGCGTGCTGCTCGTCGTGCTCCTCGTCGCGCGCATCCTGCATCCGATCGGCATGTTCGCCGCCGCCAACACGCCGCGCCAGTTCGCCTGCCGCGGCGGCGGGATCATTTTGACACTCGCGGTGCTGAACATCGCGGCCTTGGCGCTGCTCATCCGGGTCGCCTAG
- the paaE_2 gene encoding beta-ketoadipyl CoA thiolase (ID:RHAL1_00692;~source:Prodigal:2.6) — protein MTEAFICDAIRTPIGRYGGALAAVRADDLAAIPIRALMARNPSVDWAAVDDVILGCANQAGEDNRNVARMAALLAGLDVAVPGATVNRLCGSGLNAVGIAAASIRAGEGDLFLAGGVESMSRAPFVMGKAEAPFSRAAQMYDTTIGWRFVNPAMEKAYGTDSMPETAENVAAEHGISRVDQDKMALRSQARAAAAQKSGRLAAEITPVTIPQRKGEAIVVEADEHPRATTMEALAKLKPIVRADGTVTAGNASGVNDGAAALIVASEDAARRHGLTPRARVVTTAVAGVPPRVMGIGPEPATRKALARAGISVDQLEVIELNEAFAAQGLAVLRALGLPEDGEHINPNGGAIALGHPLGMSGARLALTAVEELVRRKARYGLATMCIGVGQGIATVLERV, from the coding sequence ATGACCGAAGCCTTCATCTGCGACGCGATCCGCACGCCGATCGGGCGCTACGGCGGGGCGCTGGCCGCCGTGCGGGCGGACGATCTGGCGGCGATCCCGATCCGGGCGCTGATGGCGCGCAACCCGAGCGTCGACTGGGCGGCGGTCGACGACGTCATCCTCGGCTGCGCCAACCAGGCCGGAGAGGACAATCGCAACGTCGCGCGCATGGCGGCGCTGCTCGCCGGCCTCGACGTCGCGGTGCCGGGCGCCACAGTCAACCGGCTCTGCGGCTCGGGGCTCAATGCGGTCGGCATCGCGGCGGCGTCGATCCGCGCCGGGGAGGGCGACCTGTTCCTCGCCGGCGGCGTTGAGAGCATGTCGCGCGCGCCCTTCGTGATGGGCAAGGCGGAGGCGCCCTTCTCGCGCGCCGCGCAGATGTACGACACGACGATCGGCTGGCGCTTCGTCAACCCAGCGATGGAGAAGGCCTACGGCACCGACTCGATGCCGGAGACGGCCGAGAACGTAGCGGCCGAGCACGGCATCTCGCGCGTCGACCAGGACAAGATGGCGCTGCGCAGCCAGGCGCGCGCCGCGGCGGCGCAGAAGTCGGGCCGGCTCGCCGCCGAGATCACGCCGGTGACCATCCCGCAGCGCAAGGGCGAGGCGATCGTCGTCGAGGCGGACGAGCATCCGCGCGCGACGACGATGGAAGCCCTGGCCAAGCTGAAGCCGATCGTGCGCGCCGACGGGACTGTGACCGCCGGCAACGCGTCCGGCGTCAACGACGGCGCGGCGGCGCTGATCGTCGCCTCCGAGGACGCAGCCCGGCGCCATGGCCTGACGCCGCGTGCCCGCGTCGTCACGACGGCGGTCGCCGGCGTGCCGCCGCGCGTCATGGGCATCGGGCCGGAGCCGGCGACACGCAAGGCGCTGGCGCGGGCCGGCATCTCGGTCGACCAGCTCGAGGTCATCGAGCTCAACGAGGCCTTCGCGGCGCAGGGCCTCGCCGTGCTGCGCGCGCTCGGCCTGCCGGAGGACGGCGAGCACATCAACCCGAACGGCGGCGCCATCGCGCTCGGGCATCCGCTCGGCATGAGCGGCGCCCGCTTGGCGCTGACGGCGGTGGAGGAGCTGGTGCGCCGCAAGGCGCGCTACGGGCTCGCCACCATGTGCATCGGCGTCGGCCAGGGCATCGCGACGGTGCTCGAGCGCGTCTAG
- a CDS encoding Transporter family-2 protein (ID:RHAL1_00691;~source:Prodigal:2.6), translating to MLNVWGSLLLAGLAGAGLVVQQALNANLRIALSSTVWSGFTSYFVGLVCMTLFALAVRDPIPPAATVGRLPWYIWTGGAFGALYIALATVLVPRLGAATFVALLVAGQMLASIAIDQFGWFGLAQRPLDGPRALGVALLVGGVVLIRR from the coding sequence GTGCTGAACGTCTGGGGATCGCTGCTTCTCGCCGGGCTTGCCGGCGCCGGCCTCGTCGTGCAGCAGGCGCTCAACGCCAACTTGAGGATCGCGTTGAGCTCGACCGTCTGGTCGGGCTTTACGAGCTACTTCGTCGGCCTCGTCTGCATGACCCTGTTCGCGCTCGCCGTGCGCGACCCGATCCCACCTGCGGCCACCGTCGGACGCCTGCCCTGGTACATCTGGACGGGCGGCGCGTTCGGCGCGCTCTACATCGCGCTGGCGACCGTGCTGGTGCCGCGCCTCGGCGCGGCGACCTTCGTCGCGCTGCTCGTCGCCGGCCAGATGCTGGCGTCGATCGCGATCGACCAGTTCGGCTGGTTCGGTCTCGCCCAGCGCCCACTCGACGGGCCGCGTGCGCTCGGCGTCGCGCTGCTCGTCGGCGGCGTGGTGCTCATCCGGCGCTAA
- the trmL gene encoding tRNA (cytidine(34)-2'-O)-methyltransferase (ID:RHAL1_00689;~source:Prodigal:2.6) encodes MLTLALYQPDIPQNAGTMLRMCACLGIAAAIVEPAGFPVSDRHFRRAGMDYLDAVEIDRHVSFAAFEAWRAATGRRLVLLTTHASQAYTDLAFRADDILLVGRESAGVPEAVHAAADARILVPMRPALRSLNVAVTAAMVVGEALRQTRGGGAR; translated from the coding sequence ATGCTCACCCTCGCCCTCTACCAGCCCGACATCCCGCAGAACGCCGGCACCATGCTGCGGATGTGCGCCTGCCTCGGCATCGCGGCGGCGATCGTCGAGCCGGCCGGCTTCCCGGTGAGCGACCGGCATTTCCGGCGCGCCGGCATGGACTATCTCGACGCGGTGGAGATCGACCGGCACGTGTCCTTCGCAGCGTTCGAGGCGTGGCGCGCGGCGACGGGGCGGCGGCTCGTGCTGCTCACGACCCACGCCAGCCAGGCCTACACCGACCTCGCCTTCCGCGCGGACGACATCCTGCTCGTCGGCCGCGAGTCGGCCGGCGTACCCGAGGCCGTGCATGCGGCGGCGGACGCGCGCATCCTCGTGCCCATGCGCCCGGCCCTGCGGTCGCTCAACGTCGCCGTCACGGCGGCGATGGTCGTCGGCGAGGCGCTGCGCCAGACGCGTGGCGGCGGTGCGCGATGA
- the cysL gene encoding HTH-type transcriptional regulator CysL (ID:RHAL1_00696;~source:Prodigal:2.6) — protein MTVTLHPLDIETVQAFVLVADFGSFTRAAEALDTSQATISLKVKRLEQQLGCRLLDRTPRHVRLSARGDNFLPGARDLLAAHERALAALAPPPPRRLSLGISDHIAGPELPSLVARLAAHDPALVIEVTIGASRDLAARFDRNDIDAVIVRRESAHEAGVVLATERFGWFAAPGFQHRAGETLRLATLAEPCGVRAIVATLLDEAGIPWAAVYVGGGVMALGAAVSAGLAVAALAHRVAPRDAVEVGDAFGLPPLPAADVMLRTRLTDTRSQEIMRHVGAAFRAVGAR, from the coding sequence ATGACTGTCACGCTGCATCCGCTCGATATCGAGACCGTCCAGGCCTTCGTTCTGGTCGCCGACTTCGGCAGCTTTACGCGCGCGGCCGAGGCGCTCGACACCTCGCAGGCGACGATCAGCCTGAAAGTGAAGCGCCTCGAGCAGCAGCTCGGCTGCCGCCTGCTCGACCGCACGCCGCGGCACGTGCGGCTCTCGGCGCGCGGCGACAACTTCCTGCCGGGCGCCCGCGACCTGCTTGCCGCGCACGAACGCGCCCTCGCCGCCCTCGCCCCGCCGCCGCCGCGGCGGCTTTCGCTCGGCATCAGCGATCATATCGCAGGCCCCGAGCTGCCGAGCCTCGTCGCCCGCCTCGCGGCGCACGATCCCGCCCTCGTCATCGAGGTCACCATCGGCGCCTCGCGCGATCTCGCCGCGCGGTTCGACCGCAACGACATCGACGCGGTGATCGTGCGGCGCGAGAGCGCGCACGAGGCGGGCGTGGTGCTCGCGACCGAGCGCTTCGGCTGGTTCGCGGCGCCCGGCTTCCAGCACCGCGCGGGCGAGACGCTCCGCCTCGCCACGCTCGCCGAGCCCTGCGGCGTCCGCGCCATCGTCGCGACGCTGCTCGACGAGGCCGGCATCCCCTGGGCCGCGGTCTATGTCGGCGGCGGCGTGATGGCGCTCGGCGCTGCGGTCAGCGCCGGCCTCGCCGTGGCCGCCCTGGCGCATCGCGTCGCGCCGCGCGACGCCGTCGAGGTCGGCGACGCGTTCGGCCTTCCGCCGCTGCCGGCCGCCGACGTGATGCTGCGCACGCGCCTCACCGACACCCGCTCGCAGGAGATCATGCGCCATGTCGGGGCCGCGTTCCGCGCGGTCGGCGCGCGCTGA
- the accA gene encoding Acetyl-coenzyme A carboxylase carboxyl transferase subunit alpha (ID:RHAL1_00686;~source:Prodigal:2.6) produces MPQYLDFEKPVADIDAKIDELRQLNLNGDAPAIGEEMVRLESRSAKALADLYATLTPWQKTQVARHPQRPHFSDYVKAMITDFTPLSGDRVFGEDEAIVGGFGRFRGRSVCIMGQEKGSDTDSRIKHNFGMARPEGYRKAARLMQLADRFGLPIISLVDTPGAFPGIDAEERGQAEAIAHSIDVCLGVGVPNVAAVIGEGGSGGAIAIAACNKVLMLEHAIYSVISPEGASSILWREAGRAEDAATSMKITAQDLLRFGIIDAIVSEPTGGAHRDPAKCIESTGNAIEAALRELGPLDREALRAARTDKFLAMGRKI; encoded by the coding sequence ATGCCCCAGTACCTCGACTTCGAAAAGCCCGTCGCCGACATCGACGCCAAGATCGACGAGCTTCGGCAGCTCAACCTCAACGGCGACGCGCCGGCGATCGGCGAGGAGATGGTCCGGCTCGAATCGCGCTCCGCCAAGGCGCTCGCCGACCTCTACGCGACGCTGACCCCGTGGCAGAAGACGCAGGTCGCCCGCCATCCGCAGCGACCGCATTTCTCCGACTACGTGAAGGCGATGATCACCGACTTCACGCCGCTCTCGGGCGACCGCGTGTTCGGCGAGGACGAGGCGATCGTCGGCGGCTTCGGGCGCTTCCGCGGCCGCTCCGTCTGCATCATGGGCCAGGAGAAGGGCTCGGACACCGACAGCCGCATCAAGCACAACTTCGGGATGGCGCGCCCCGAGGGCTACCGCAAGGCGGCGCGGCTCATGCAGCTCGCCGACCGCTTCGGCCTGCCCATCATCTCGCTCGTCGACACACCCGGCGCCTTTCCCGGCATCGATGCCGAGGAGCGCGGCCAGGCGGAGGCGATCGCCCACTCGATCGATGTCTGCCTCGGCGTCGGCGTGCCGAACGTCGCCGCCGTCATCGGCGAGGGCGGATCGGGCGGCGCCATCGCGATCGCCGCGTGCAACAAGGTGCTGATGCTCGAGCACGCCATCTACTCGGTGATCTCGCCCGAGGGCGCCTCCTCAATCCTGTGGCGCGAGGCGGGCCGGGCCGAGGACGCCGCGACGTCGATGAAGATCACCGCGCAGGACCTGCTGCGATTCGGCATCATCGACGCGATCGTCTCGGAGCCGACCGGCGGCGCGCACCGCGACCCGGCGAAGTGCATCGAGTCGACGGGCAATGCCATCGAGGCCGCGCTACGCGAGCTCGGCCCGCTCGACCGCGAGGCGCTGAGGGCGGCGCGGACCGACAAGTTCCTCGCCATGGGCCGCAAGATCTAG